One genomic region from Chrysiogenia bacterium encodes:
- a CDS encoding protein kinase, with protein sequence MATLKARQQLGKYRIRRRLAEGGFASVYEAYDTIEGIDVAIKVPHESWTKSEVLSDFQKEARIVATLDHPCILPIKNAEILDGQFIIVYPLGEETLEERLDSRIATRTCLDYAEQLLAALAHAHAHHIIHCDVKPDNIILFHGGILRLTDFGVAKVNLHTKTGTSAGTMGYMAPEQALGKPSVRSDVFSAGLVIYQMLSGELPSWPYKWPLPGMARLRTKVPPGFIDFLRKALEIDDSKRFSNAMQMLAAFQRLKPAALRFAAGQRRRARKKTSPNGNSKNWKQMREREFLREHRKDLEIRDKCSKCGGPVSEQMQNCPWCGVRRAVYKGPSRFPAHCPRCKRGVKLDWTYCAWCHGAAIGPVSDRSYSDRHYEANCSACGGELMRHMRYCPWCKTKVRRVWKVAGTRERCPGCGNGVLRDYWDNCPWCGRGLRKR encoded by the coding sequence ATGGCAACTCTGAAAGCTCGCCAACAACTTGGAAAGTATCGAATCCGTCGGCGCCTCGCCGAGGGCGGCTTTGCCTCCGTCTATGAAGCCTATGACACCATCGAGGGAATCGACGTCGCCATCAAGGTGCCGCATGAAAGCTGGACGAAGTCAGAGGTATTGAGTGACTTCCAGAAGGAAGCGCGCATCGTCGCAACACTTGACCATCCCTGCATTCTGCCGATCAAAAATGCCGAGATTCTCGACGGCCAGTTCATCATCGTTTACCCGCTGGGCGAAGAAACACTTGAGGAGCGGCTGGATTCGCGCATCGCTACGCGGACCTGCCTGGATTATGCCGAGCAGTTGCTCGCCGCGCTGGCCCATGCCCACGCCCATCACATCATTCACTGCGACGTAAAACCCGACAACATCATCCTCTTCCACGGCGGCATTCTGCGTCTCACCGATTTTGGCGTGGCCAAGGTCAACCTGCATACCAAGACAGGCACCAGCGCCGGGACGATGGGTTACATGGCACCCGAGCAGGCGCTCGGGAAACCCTCCGTGCGCTCGGATGTGTTCTCCGCCGGACTGGTGATCTACCAGATGCTCTCGGGAGAGTTGCCGAGCTGGCCCTACAAGTGGCCGCTTCCGGGCATGGCGCGCCTTCGCACAAAGGTCCCGCCGGGCTTCATCGACTTTCTTCGCAAGGCGCTCGAGATCGACGACTCCAAGCGCTTCTCCAACGCCATGCAGATGCTGGCCGCATTTCAGCGACTCAAGCCCGCGGCCCTTCGCTTTGCCGCGGGACAGCGTCGCCGGGCTCGAAAGAAAACGAGTCCCAACGGCAACAGCAAGAACTGGAAGCAGATGCGCGAACGCGAATTCCTGCGCGAACATCGCAAGGACCTCGAAATCCGCGACAAGTGTTCCAAGTGCGGCGGTCCGGTTTCCGAGCAGATGCAGAATTGCCCCTGGTGCGGAGTTCGGCGCGCAGTATACAAGGGACCCAGCCGATTTCCGGCGCACTGCCCACGTTGTAAGCGCGGCGTAAAACTCGACTGGACCTACTGCGCGTGGTGCCACGGAGCGGCGATCGGTCCCGTCAGTGATCGCTCCTATTCCGACCGCCACTATGAGGCCAACTGCAGCGCATGTGGCGGCGAGCTGATGCGCCACATGCGTTATTGTCCGTGGTGCAAGACAAAGGTTCGGCGTGTATGGAAAGTCGCCGGCACCCGCGAGCGCTGCCCGGGCTGCGGCAACGGCGTATTGCGTGATTACTGGGACAATTGTCCCTGGTGCGGCAGAGGCCTTCGAAAACGCTAG